The sequence below is a genomic window from Candidatus Methylomirabilota bacterium.
TCTACAATGACGCCGGCACGCTCGTCCTGCTCCGCCTGAGCGGGACGACGCTCACGCGCCTGGCCGAGGCGCCCATCGGCCACTGGTCGCAGGGCGTCGCGTTCTCGGCCGATGGGCGCACCATCGTGGTCGGGAACATGGTCGAGCGGGACCTGCAGGTGTTCGAGCTGGCGGGCGGCACCCTGCGCGACACCGGCATCCGGATCAAGGTGAAGGGCGGGGCGGCGGCCATTCGCACGGCGGACCGGTAGAGCCGCCGAGACCGGACGGCCGAGCTTCCGCTCGGGGCGGCTCGAGGAGCACTGGCCGCCGGCTGCCTCAGCAGAAGACCGCCAGGTGAAACGAGCGGTCCGCGGCGGCCCCGGCGTTGTCGAAGGTTGCCACGACGACGCCGTGCAGGTTCGCCAGCTTCTGGGCGACGACGACCTTGCCGGGAGGCGAGAGCGTCGTGGTTGGCGTCCCGATGGTCCCGAGATACGCGCAGGTCCGAACGTCCCGGTTGAAGATCACCTCGTATCGCCCCACCGCGGTCCGCGCGAACGAGGTGACGCCGCTCTGACGCGCCAGTGCGCCGGTGCCGTTGGCGACCGCCCAGAGTTTCGTCGCGGCCGCCCCGGGGGGCCCCGCCGGCCCCTGAGGGCCTTCGGCGCCGGCCGGGCCCTCCGGCCCCTGAGGGCCTTCCGGCCCTTGAGGGCCCTCCGGCCCTTGAGGGCCTTCGGGGCCGGCCGGGCCCTGCGGCCCTCCGGGCCCGCGGGCTCCTCGCGGTCCGACGATCGCCCAGTGGACGGCCCGCTCGCCGACGCGGCACCCGGCGGTCGGCGCCACGACGCGGGCCAGGCCGTCTGACGTCCGCAGGCAAGCGTGGATCAGCGTGGGGTTGCCGCCGTGCCGCGGCTCCGGGTCGCCGCGGCTCCCGGCGGGCAGGCTCAGGATTCCTGCCAGGATGCCTCCCGTGACGAGCCATCGGATGCGTGAGTGCGCCATGTCACCCCTCCTGTGACGAGCGGCAGATCGAAACTCGCGCGGCCACCGCGCGGGACGGAGGCTGAGCCTCGCGGGGCACGTGTCAGTCGCGCCCTCCCGCCGGCTGGGTGCGTCAAGCGTAGCCGCCGTGCCAGGGGGGTGCAAGGGGGACCGGCGAGAATCGCGACGCTCGGGCCCCGGGGCCTCGCCGCACGGTGAGCCTTGCGTGGTGGGCCGGGGTGCTCTACCCTCGCCTTGCTCGGCCACCGGCCGACCGGAAGGAGGGAGCGCCGGGAGCACCATGTTTCCTCACCTCTTCGCGCCGCTTCTGCTGAAGGGCGTGACCCTCCGGAACCGCATCGTCAGCACGCCGCACAGCGACGGCATGGCCGACGCCGGCCTCGTCACCGCGCGGATGGTCGCTTACTTCGCCGCCAAGGCCGAGGGCGGCGCGGGCCTCGTCATGGGGCCGGCGGGCGGTGCCGTCCATCCCACGTCTCCGACCCGGGCCGGCGGCCTGGAGCTCTATCGCCCCGAGGCCGCGGCCGGGCTCGCCCGCCTGGCCCGGGTCGTCCACGCGGCCGGCGCGGCGTACATCCCGCAGCTCACTCACTGGGGACGCCGCGGCAGCTCCGGCGATCGGCCGGACCCCCTCCTCGCCCCGTCGCCGATCCCCGAGCCGGTGAGTGCCGAGAACCCGCGAGCCCTCACCGAGGCGGAGATCGCCGAGATCGTGGCCGCCTATGCCGCCGCCGGGCGCAGGGCCCAGGAGGCGGGCGCCGACGGGGTGGACCTCGTGGCCTACGCGAACCACCTGCCGGACCAGTTCTGGTCGCCCCTCAGCAACCGCCGGGCGGACCGATATGGCGGCTCCCTGGAGAACCGGCTGCGCTTCAGCCTCGAGGTGCTGGAAGCGATCCGGCAGGCCGTCGGGCCCTCGTTCATCGTCGGCCTGCGGATCAGCGGGAACGAGTTCGTCGAGGGCGGCCTGGAGCCGCCCACGCTGCGGGAGATCGCCCGGCGCCTGGTCGCGTCCGGCCGGCTCGACTACCTGAGCGTCTCGGGCGGCGCCGGGATGACGCCGTGGGCCCAGGCCGCGGTCGTCCCCGGGCACTGGTGGCCACAGGGGTGTTACGCCGAGTATGCCCGCGCCATGCGCGAGGTGGCGGACGGGCTGCCGATCCTGTACGCGGGCCGGGTCGTCCGGCCCGAGATGGCCGAGCGGCTCATCGCCGACGGCGCCTGTGACCTGGTGGCGATGACGCGCGCGATCCTCGCGGATCCGGAGCTGCCGACCAAGGCGCGCGAGGGGCGGCTCGACGAGATCCGCTATTGCGTGGGGGCCAACGTCTGCATCGCGCGACGGTACGGGCATCACCAGCCGGTCGCCTGCATCTACAACCCGAGCGGGGGCCGGGAAACCGAGCTGGAGCCGGTGCGGCGGGCCGATCCGGCGCGCCGGATCACCGTCGTGGGCGGAGGCCCCGCCGGCCTCGAGGCGGCCCGCGTGGCGGCCGAGCGCGGTCACCGGGTCATCCTGTTCGAGGCGACGGCCGAGATCGGCGGGCATCTTCGTCTCGAAGCCGCCATCCCGCATCGGCAGGAGCTGCGCGGGATCGTCGACTACTACCGGCGCACGCTGGCCCGCCTGGGCGTCGAGACGCGGTGCGAGACTCGGGCGACTCCCGAGGCCGTCCTGCGCGAGCGGCCCGACGCGGTCGTCGTGGCCACCGGCTCCCACCCGGCCTTCCCCGAAGTCGCGCTGGACGGGATGCCGGTGCTCGCCGCCGACGCGATACTCGACGGGGCG
It includes:
- a CDS encoding NAD(P)-binding protein: MFPHLFAPLLLKGVTLRNRIVSTPHSDGMADAGLVTARMVAYFAAKAEGGAGLVMGPAGGAVHPTSPTRAGGLELYRPEAAAGLARLARVVHAAGAAYIPQLTHWGRRGSSGDRPDPLLAPSPIPEPVSAENPRALTEAEIAEIVAAYAAAGRRAQEAGADGVDLVAYANHLPDQFWSPLSNRRADRYGGSLENRLRFSLEVLEAIRQAVGPSFIVGLRISGNEFVEGGLEPPTLREIARRLVASGRLDYLSVSGGAGMTPWAQAAVVPGHWWPQGCYAEYARAMREVADGLPILYAGRVVRPEMAERLIADGACDLVAMTRAILADPELPTKAREGRLDEIRYCVGANVCIARRYGHHQPVACIYNPSGGRETELEPVRRADPARRITVVGGGPAGLEAARVAAERGHRVILFEATAEIGGHLRLEAAIPHRQELRGIVDYYRRTLARLGVETRCETRATPEAVLRERPDAVVVATGSHPAFPEVALDGMPVLAADAILDGANPAGPVVVFDDDGRSRGPGAALLLAQRGVPVEIVTPALHVGIRLDPSNLPPFYRELLRAGVTFTPNHDLRGASRGTVRLRGVFTGEEVERPGIAALVVSLLRRVPEDGLYHELRGQVEAHLVGDASAARPTETVILEAAVLARRL